The proteins below are encoded in one region of Leptospira wolbachii serovar Codice str. CDC:
- a CDS encoding transposase, with translation MFSFSNNEFVIRYIKHIIPQNIKSIRYSGFYTRRLVDLSMK, from the coding sequence ATCTTTTCTTTTTCTAACAATGAATTTGTAATTAGATACATCAAACACATCATTCCACAAAACATTAAATCTATTCGTTATTCCGGTTTCTACACGCGTAGACTAGTAGATCTAAGTATGAAATAG